The Microcaecilia unicolor chromosome 13, aMicUni1.1, whole genome shotgun sequence genome has a window encoding:
- the NEK8 gene encoding serine/threonine-protein kinase Nek8 isoform X2, which translates to MEKYERLRVVGRGAFGIVHLCLRKSDQKLMIIKQIPVEQMTKDERQAAQNECQVLKLLNHPNIIEYYENFLEDKALMIVMEYAPGGTLAQYIQKRCNSLLDEDTILHFFVQILLALHHVHTKLILHRDLKTQNILLDKHQMIVKIGDFGISKILSSKSKAYTNLPALVLKIMSGTFAPISDRYSPDLRLLILSMLNLDPSKRPQLNEIMAQPICIRALLNLYTDVGSVKMRRVEKPLAAIPPVTHGRVGGRVPSARSRGGRSGCAGKPGVPPSLSSVYTWGGGITSPLRLPMLNTEVVQVSAGRTQKAGVTKSGRLIMWEASPVGAGFPSLPGSVDQLQPQFISRFLEGQSGVTIKHVSCGDLFTACLTDRGIIMTFGSGSNGCLGHGNFNDVTQPKIVEALLGYEIMQVSCGASHVLAVTNEQEVFAWGRGDNGRLGLGNQESHNTPQQVALSADHEAQRVLCGIDSSMILTGNQNILACGSNRFNKLGLDKITSNCEPPQENQVEEVYSFTAVQSAPISEEVILCTDVGTAHSAVVTVSGHCYTFGSNQHGQLGANSPHSSRVPHLVRGLERVKVVMIACGDAFTVAIGAEGEVCTWGKGARGRLGRKDKAAGVPKLVQLEESHPYLVTSVACCHGNTLLAVKSVGEETALQ; encoded by the exons ATGGAGAAATACGAGCGGTTGCGTGTTGTGGGCAGAGGGGCTTTTGG AATTGTGCATCTGTGCTTACGCAAAAGTGACCAGAAGCTAATGATAATTAAACAGATCCCTGTGGAGCAGATGACTAAAGATGAAAGACAGGCAGCACAGAATGAGTGTCAGGTGTTGAAACTACTCAACCATCCCAACATCATTGAGTATTATGAAAACTTCTTGGAAGATAAGGCCCTCATGATTGTCATGGAATATGCTCCAG GGGGTACATTGGCACAGTATATTCAGAAGCGCTGTAACTCCCTGCTGGATGAGGACACTATCCTACACTTCTTTGTACAGATCCTGCTTGCCCTCCACCACGTCCACACAAAGCTTATTTTGCACCGTGATCTCAAGACTCAGAACATCTTGCTAGACAAACACCAAATGATTGTCAAGATTGGGGACTTTGGCATCTCCAAGATCCTTAGCAGTAAAAGCAAAGCCTATACG AACCTGCCTGCTTTGGTTTTGAAGATCATGAGTGGGACATTTGCACCAATCTCTGACCGTTACAGCCCTGATTTGCGCCTCCTTATCCTGAGCATGTTGAACCTGGATCCATCCAAACGACCGCAACTCAATGAGATCATGGCTCAACCAATCTGTATCCGAGCATTGTTGAACCTCTATACTGATGTGGGCAGTGTCAAAATGAGAAG AGTGGAGAAACCATTAGCTGCTATACCACCTGTTACCCATGGCAGAGTTGGAGGGAGAGTTCCCAGTGCCAGGTCAAGAG GTGGTCGTAGTGGCTGTGCAGGGAAACCTGGAGTCCCTCCCTCCTTATCTTCTGTATATACCTGGGGGGGTGGAATCACTTCCCCATTGCGACTGCCCATGCTTAATACTGAGGTTGTGCAGGTGTCTGCTGGTAGGACCCAGAAAGCTGGCGTTACTAAATCCGGGAGGCTCATCATGTGGGAG GCTTCTCCTGTTGGTGCTGGTTTCCCTTCGCTTCCAGGATCTGTAGACCAGCTGCAGCCTCAGTTTATCTCCCGTTTCCTGGAAGGTCAGTCTGGGGTGACGATCAAGCATGTGTCCTGTGGAGACCTCTTCACAGCATGCCTCACTG ATAGGGGAATTATAATGACTTTTGGCAGTGGCAGTAATGGTTGCTTGGGACATGGCAATTTTAATGATGTCACACAG CCTAAGATCGTGGAGGCTTTACTGGGTTATGAGATCATGCAGGTGTCCTGTGGTGCTTCACATGTTCTTGCCGTCACCAATGAACAGGAAGTATTTGCCTGGGGCAGAGGAGACAACG GTCGGCTTGGACTGGGGAATCAAGAATCCCATAATACACCCCAGCAAGTAGCCCTTTCAGCAGATCATGAGGCACAACGTGTTCTGTGTGGTATTGACAGTTCCATGATTCTGACGGGGAATCAAAACATCCTGGCCTGTGGCAGCAACAG GTTTAACAAGTTGGGCCTGGATAAAATTACTAGCAACTGTGAGCCTCCTCAAGAGAACCAAGTAGAAGAGGTCTATAGCTTCACTGCTGTCCAATCAGCCCCAATAAGTGAAGAAGTCATTTTGTGTACAGATGTTGGAACAGCCCATTCTGCTGTAGTCACAG TGTCAGGGCACTGTTACACCTTTGGCAGTAACCAGCATGGACAACTGGGTGCCAACAGCCCCCACAGTAGTCGTGTACCTCACCTGGTGAGGGGACTGGAAAGAGTAAAGGTGGTCATGATAGCTTGTGGGGATGCCTTCACAGTAGCCATTGGAGCAG AGGGTGAGGTATGCACTTGGGGAAAAGGGGCAAGAGGCCGCTTGGGAAGAAAGGACAAGGCTGCTGGGGTCCCTAAACTCGTGCAGCTTGAGGAGAgtcacccttacctggtgacgtCAGTAGCATGTTGCCATGGAAACACTCTACTGGCAGTCAAAT
- the NEK8 gene encoding serine/threonine-protein kinase Nek8 isoform X1 codes for MEKYERLRVVGRGAFGIVHLCLRKSDQKLMIIKQIPVEQMTKDERQAAQNECQVLKLLNHPNIIEYYENFLEDKALMIVMEYAPGGTLAQYIQKRCNSLLDEDTILHFFVQILLALHHVHTKLILHRDLKTQNILLDKHQMIVKIGDFGISKILSSKSKAYTVVGTPCYISPELCEGKPYNQKSDIWALGCVLYELASLKRAFEAANLPALVLKIMSGTFAPISDRYSPDLRLLILSMLNLDPSKRPQLNEIMAQPICIRALLNLYTDVGSVKMRRVEKPLAAIPPVTHGRVGGRVPSARSRGGRSGCAGKPGVPPSLSSVYTWGGGITSPLRLPMLNTEVVQVSAGRTQKAGVTKSGRLIMWEASPVGAGFPSLPGSVDQLQPQFISRFLEGQSGVTIKHVSCGDLFTACLTDRGIIMTFGSGSNGCLGHGNFNDVTQPKIVEALLGYEIMQVSCGASHVLAVTNEQEVFAWGRGDNGRLGLGNQESHNTPQQVALSADHEAQRVLCGIDSSMILTGNQNILACGSNRFNKLGLDKITSNCEPPQENQVEEVYSFTAVQSAPISEEVILCTDVGTAHSAVVTVSGHCYTFGSNQHGQLGANSPHSSRVPHLVRGLERVKVVMIACGDAFTVAIGAEGEVCTWGKGARGRLGRKDKAAGVPKLVQLEESHPYLVTSVACCHGNTLLAVKSVGEETALQ; via the exons ATGGAGAAATACGAGCGGTTGCGTGTTGTGGGCAGAGGGGCTTTTGG AATTGTGCATCTGTGCTTACGCAAAAGTGACCAGAAGCTAATGATAATTAAACAGATCCCTGTGGAGCAGATGACTAAAGATGAAAGACAGGCAGCACAGAATGAGTGTCAGGTGTTGAAACTACTCAACCATCCCAACATCATTGAGTATTATGAAAACTTCTTGGAAGATAAGGCCCTCATGATTGTCATGGAATATGCTCCAG GGGGTACATTGGCACAGTATATTCAGAAGCGCTGTAACTCCCTGCTGGATGAGGACACTATCCTACACTTCTTTGTACAGATCCTGCTTGCCCTCCACCACGTCCACACAAAGCTTATTTTGCACCGTGATCTCAAGACTCAGAACATCTTGCTAGACAAACACCAAATGATTGTCAAGATTGGGGACTTTGGCATCTCCAAGATCCTTAGCAGTAAAAGCAAAGCCTATACG GTTGTTGGCACTCCATGCTATATCTCCCCAGAACTGTGTGAAGGGAAGCCCTACAACCAGAAGAGTGATATATGGGCTTTGGGTTGTGTTCTTTATGAACTGGCTAGCCTCAAGAGGGCATTCGAAGCTGCA AACCTGCCTGCTTTGGTTTTGAAGATCATGAGTGGGACATTTGCACCAATCTCTGACCGTTACAGCCCTGATTTGCGCCTCCTTATCCTGAGCATGTTGAACCTGGATCCATCCAAACGACCGCAACTCAATGAGATCATGGCTCAACCAATCTGTATCCGAGCATTGTTGAACCTCTATACTGATGTGGGCAGTGTCAAAATGAGAAG AGTGGAGAAACCATTAGCTGCTATACCACCTGTTACCCATGGCAGAGTTGGAGGGAGAGTTCCCAGTGCCAGGTCAAGAG GTGGTCGTAGTGGCTGTGCAGGGAAACCTGGAGTCCCTCCCTCCTTATCTTCTGTATATACCTGGGGGGGTGGAATCACTTCCCCATTGCGACTGCCCATGCTTAATACTGAGGTTGTGCAGGTGTCTGCTGGTAGGACCCAGAAAGCTGGCGTTACTAAATCCGGGAGGCTCATCATGTGGGAG GCTTCTCCTGTTGGTGCTGGTTTCCCTTCGCTTCCAGGATCTGTAGACCAGCTGCAGCCTCAGTTTATCTCCCGTTTCCTGGAAGGTCAGTCTGGGGTGACGATCAAGCATGTGTCCTGTGGAGACCTCTTCACAGCATGCCTCACTG ATAGGGGAATTATAATGACTTTTGGCAGTGGCAGTAATGGTTGCTTGGGACATGGCAATTTTAATGATGTCACACAG CCTAAGATCGTGGAGGCTTTACTGGGTTATGAGATCATGCAGGTGTCCTGTGGTGCTTCACATGTTCTTGCCGTCACCAATGAACAGGAAGTATTTGCCTGGGGCAGAGGAGACAACG GTCGGCTTGGACTGGGGAATCAAGAATCCCATAATACACCCCAGCAAGTAGCCCTTTCAGCAGATCATGAGGCACAACGTGTTCTGTGTGGTATTGACAGTTCCATGATTCTGACGGGGAATCAAAACATCCTGGCCTGTGGCAGCAACAG GTTTAACAAGTTGGGCCTGGATAAAATTACTAGCAACTGTGAGCCTCCTCAAGAGAACCAAGTAGAAGAGGTCTATAGCTTCACTGCTGTCCAATCAGCCCCAATAAGTGAAGAAGTCATTTTGTGTACAGATGTTGGAACAGCCCATTCTGCTGTAGTCACAG TGTCAGGGCACTGTTACACCTTTGGCAGTAACCAGCATGGACAACTGGGTGCCAACAGCCCCCACAGTAGTCGTGTACCTCACCTGGTGAGGGGACTGGAAAGAGTAAAGGTGGTCATGATAGCTTGTGGGGATGCCTTCACAGTAGCCATTGGAGCAG AGGGTGAGGTATGCACTTGGGGAAAAGGGGCAAGAGGCCGCTTGGGAAGAAAGGACAAGGCTGCTGGGGTCCCTAAACTCGTGCAGCTTGAGGAGAgtcacccttacctggtgacgtCAGTAGCATGTTGCCATGGAAACACTCTACTGGCAGTCAAAT